In the Drosophila gunungcola strain Sukarami unplaced genomic scaffold, Dgunungcola_SK_2 000001F, whole genome shotgun sequence genome, one interval contains:
- the LOC128261579 gene encoding forkhead box protein C1, which yields MDSTKRTLLSPNCTAQFVASRQSPAIPELGLHYKVDDMAPASLVIMFACKRKLRIALGLAWFWMSLVVAQNASDVGVSSRAGNQLDLAGSATAKSFEPPPEFYRGRGPGSGGGAGLETTPLSGSSGHPSLGSVGESLSETYNKWRAGGANLQDRISVGPYGAAGGGAAHAPTVGSFASDSHPYPYEYSHSSGAGGGGGGPGFGGGNGNGGGTGAYFGSSSVEAGIPFDVYGYGSRPGQGAGVGHGHYSPPEYAYPYPLDPHEIAAHKGPGPGHHDVSPKALLAKSFLIPLASAAVLGIAAALVSNPLLLQLGTVSGLGTIVGKRKRRATGQNLLAHKHTL from the exons ATGGACTCAACGAAGCGGACACTTTTAAGCCCAAATTGCACAGCACAATTTGTCGCCAGTCGCCAGTCGCCTGCAATCCCTGAGCTGGGGCTTCATTATAAAGTCGATGACATGGCGCCGGCGAGCTTAGTCATCATGTTTGCCTGCAAACGGAAGCTTCGGATCGCACTTGGTCTGGCCTGGTTCTGGATGAGTCTCGTCGTGGCCCAAAATGCCAGCGATGTGGGGGTCAGCAGTCGGGCAGGAAATCAACTGGACCTGGCCGGTTCGGCCACCGCCAAAAGTTTCGAGCCACCACCTGAATTCTACAGGGGTCGGGGTCCAGGATCCGGAGGTGGAGCAGGCCTGGAAACGACTCCTTTGAGTGGTTCCAGCGGTCATCCTTCGTTGGGAAGCGTGGGCGAAAGTCTCAGTGAAACCTACAACAAGTGGCGAGCTGGAGGTGCTAATCTCCAGGACCGAATCAGTGTGG gTCCTTATGGAGCCGCTGGAGGAGGGGCTGCCCATGCACCGACCGTGGGCAGCTTTGCAAGCGATTCCCATCCGTATCCCTACGAGTACTCCCACAGCAgcggagcaggaggaggaggaggaggacctgGTTTTGGaggtggaaatggaaatggaggaGGAACTGGGGCCTATTTCGGCAGCTCCAGTGTGGAAGCGGGTATACCATTCGACGTGTATGGATATGGATCGCGTCCAGGTCAAGGTGCCGGTGTGGGCCATGGCCATTATTCCCCGCCAGAGTACGCGTATCCGTATCCCCTGGATCCGCATGAGATAGCCGCGCACAAGGGACCGGGTCCTGGCCACCACGACGTGTCGCCCAAAGCCCTTTTGGCCAAGAGCTTTCTTATCCCGCTGGCCAGTGCTGCAGTTTTGGGGATTGCCGCCGCCTTGGTTAGCAatcccctgctcctccagttGGGTACTGTCTCCGGACTGGGCACCATCGTCGGCAAACGCAAACGACGTGCAACTGGTCAAAATCTGCTAGCCCATAAGCACactttataa
- the LOC128261862 gene encoding probable ATP-dependent RNA helicase DDX47, producing MSETSEDEQAQLQTSDEEEELSGEEEEDVEDDEDAEENGEAQSGDEDADAASGSEAEEEGEAEDQKLTWKDLGLNETLCQACDELKWKAPSKIQREAIPVALQGKDVIGLAETGSGKTGAFALPILHALLENPQRYFALVLTPTRELAFQIGEQFEALGSSIGIKCCVVVGGMDMVAQGLQLAKKPHIIIATPGRLVDHLENMKGFNLKAIKYLVMDEADRILNMDFEVELDKILKVLPRERRTFLFSATMTKKVKKLQRASLKDPVKVEVSNKYQTVEQLQQSYLFIPVKYKDVYLVHILNELAGNSFMIFCSTCNNTVKTALMLRALGLAAIPLHGQMSQNKRLAALNKFKAKNRSILISTDVASRGLDIPHVDVVVNFDIPTHSKDYIHRVGRTARAGRSGKAITLVSQYDIELYQRIEHLLGKQLPLYKCEEDEVMALQERVAEAQRTAKLELKDLEDTKGGRGHKRGGDNHDDSEHFTGARKRMKPMGGGGGGSGASRGGGGGGGRKGFGKKNWSKGKQKR from the exons ATGTCGGAAACTTCAGAAGACGAGCAGGCGCAACTGCAAACCAGTGACGAAGAGGAGGAACTGAgcggcgaggaggaggaggacgtgGAAGATGACGAGGATGCGGAAGAGAATGGAGAGGCGCAAAGTGGCGACGAGGATGCTGATGCAGCCAGTGGCTCCGAAGCAGAAGAAGAAGGCGAAGCTGAGGATCAAAAGCTGACCTGGAAAGATCTC GGACTCAATGAGACTTTGTGCCAAGCCTGCGATGAACTGAAGTGGAAGGCGCCATCGAAGATCCAGCGTGAGGCTATTCCGGTGGCCCTGCAGGGCAAAGATGTGATTGGACTGGCCGAGACTGGTTCCGGCAAGACTGGAGCCTTTGCCCTGCCCATTTTGCACGCCTTGCTCGAGAATCCGCAGCGGTATTTTGCCCTGGTGCTGACGCCCACGAGAGAACTGGCCTTTCAAATCGGCGAGCAGTTCGAGGCGCTTG GCAGCAGCATTGGCATCAAGTGCTGTGTGGTAGTCGGCGGCATGGATATGGTGGCCCAGGGCTTGCAGCTGGCCAAGAAGCCACATATCATCATTGCCACACCAGGTCGCCTGGTTGATCACCTGGAGAACATGAAGGGCTTCAACCTGAAGGCCATCAAATACCTGGTCATGGACGAGGCAGATCGCATTCTCAACATGGACTTTGAGGTGGAACTGGACAAGATCCTGAAGGTGCTGCCGCGCGAACGGCGAACCTTTCTGTTCAGTGCGACCATGACAAAGAAGGTGAAGAAACTGCAGCGTGCCTCGCTCAAGGATCCGGTTAAGGTGGAGGTGTCCAACAAGTACCAGACGGTGGAGCAACTGCAACAGTCGTATCTGTTTATACCCGTCAAGTACAAGGACGTGTACCTCGTGCACATTCTCAACGAACTGGCCGGCAACAGCTTCATGATCTTCTGCAGCACCTGTAACAACACGGTTAAGACAGCCCTGATGCTTCGGGCATTGGGCTTGGCTGCCATCCCCCTGCACGGTCAAATGTCGCAGAACAAGCGTCTGGCCGCTTTGAACAAATTCAAGGCCAAGAATCGTTCGATTCTCATCTCCACAGATGTGGCCTCCCGCGGCCTGGACATACCCCATGTGGATGTGGTGGTGAACTTCGACATACCCACGCACAGTAAGGACTACATCCACCGAGTGGGTCGAACGGCAAGAGCGGGTCGCTCCGGCAAAGCCATCACCCTGGTCAGCCAGTACGACATTGAGCTGTACCAGCGCATCGAGCACCTCTTGGGCAAGCAGCTGCCATTGTACAAGTGCGAGGAGGACGAGGTGATGGCCCTCCAGGAGCGAGTGGCCGAGGCTCAGCGCACGGCCAAGCTGGAGCTGAAGGATCTGGAGGACACCAAAGGTGGCAGGGGCCACAAGCGGGGCGGGGACAACCACGACGACTCGGAGCACTTCACCGGCGCCCGCAAACGCATGAAGCCCATgggtggcggcggtggtggtaGTGGCGCGAgcagaggaggaggaggcggtggtGGAAGGAAGGGCTTCGGCAAAAAGAACTGGAGCAAGGGAAAGCAAAAGAGATAA
- the LOC128261660 gene encoding uncharacterized protein LOC128261660 has translation MKTALLLLSLALFMALFSGVYTCDPDGNNQPDCRNSTNLQVKIRNFWDPTRFWWCASVGSQAAVAITCEEDTGEPTGFDTTLRTCVPWKNWTWTWPCA, from the exons ATGAAGACCG CCCTACTTCTACTCAGCCTCGCCCTCTTCATGGCGCTCTTCTCCGGCGTCTACACCTGCGATCCCGATGGCAACAACCAGCCCGACTGCAGGAACTCCACCAACTTGCAGGTCAAGATCCGCAACTTCTGGGATCCCACCCGCTTCTGGTGGTGCGCCTCCGTTGGATCCCAAGCGGCGGTCGCCATCACGTGCGAGGAAGATACTGGTGAACCCACCGGATTCGACACCACACTGAGGACGTGCGTTCCATGGAAAAACTGGACATGGACTTGGCCCTGTGCTTAA